From Triticum aestivum cultivar Chinese Spring chromosome 4A, IWGSC CS RefSeq v2.1, whole genome shotgun sequence, a single genomic window includes:
- the LOC123084023 gene encoding uncharacterized protein — MLSLAWTRRGDAEVPPTPTPTWGGCSLHGLDIEVVREKDTVPGDNGSGLVAIRSYFWGARLAKQQDGVFPLYTGYSAARALVGKGTGAMAYLRRLSREAEDMLAEMFASISSDGGGDAARPRVVQLRLSPELALWKSTQHAIGNVLPTKGAGLVQAAPQVLALLGAADWPEAMTTTNALSGSGMANLLIGAYDVRTLFSNYVVDMAFYYEHGYHKVFPSFSRLLRDGLADARSLRTPGGRQRREAVAIGASYIRAKIALEAAHRTLLKDRSGQMDRHTAQVMSLCESSILGMGAEAIARGFDVGAVTSDLVFSSPGTDVIDVGSDLVNSEVMNSFLNVADIAASGVVSETALRAIYDAYAATGARMYTQRWHEPVARMCITLYTWHLHNDRHMFLRRALLGWPKARKSPAQPQREADFDEVFNTDFHTTGFSRPLDPEYACNGEETCDHVRRFLKVKGDQDHLLAALWSSIVTGPLEYVRMGEVDEQREKHLIESSRLQMVQLFSKGLFDEMVWVVAHASHHAWQVNYLFEAAMFGSILDGGELIGKLDRAE; from the coding sequence ATGTTGAGTCTCGCTTGGACTCGTCGCGGCGACGCGGAGGTACCACCCACCCCAACCCCAACCTGGGGTGGCTGCTCTCTCCACGGACTCGACATTGAGGTGGTGAGGGAGAAGGACACTGTCCCTGGCGACAACGGCAGTGGTCTAGTTGCAATCCGTTCATATTTCTGGGGTGCCCGGCTGGCAAAGCAGCAAGATGGAGTCTTCCCCTTGTACACGGGCTACTCGGCGGCGAGGGCCTTGGTCGGCAAGGGGACGGGGGCCATGGCATATCTGAGAAGGCTGTCTCGCGAGGCGGAAGACATGCTGGCGGAGATGTTTGCTAGCATTAGCAGTGATGGCGGAGGCGACGCGGCGCGGCCCAGGGTGGTGCAACTGCGATTGTCGCCGGAGCTGGCGCTGTGGAAAAGCACGCAGCACGCAATCGGCAACGTGTTGCCCACTAAGGGCGCCGGGCTGGTCCAAGCCGCGCCGCAGGTTCTCGCCTTGCTGGGCGCCGCCGACTGGCCTGAGGCGATGACAACAACCAACGCCCTATCTGGTAGCGGCATGGCGAACCTGCTGATTGGCGCCTACGACGTGCGCACCCTCTTCTCCAACTACGTGGTGGACATGGCATTTTACTACGAGCACGGGTACCACAAGGTGTTCCCCTCCTTCAGCCGCCTCCTGCGCGACGGGCTCGCCGACGCCCGCTCGCTACGGACCCCTGGTGGCCGGCAGCGACGCGAGGCCGTCGCCATCGGCGCGTCCTACATCCGAGCCAAGATCGCATTGGAGGCGGCGCACAGGACGCTCCTCAAGGACCGGTCGGGGCAGATGGACCGCCACACCGCCCAGGTCATGTCCCTGTGCGAGAGCAGCATCCTCGGCATGGGGGCTGAGGCCATAGCCCGGGGCTTCGATGTTGGCGCCGTCACGAGCGACCTCGTCTTCAGCTCGCCCGGCACCGATGTCATCGATGTGGGCAGCGACCTGGTAAACTCCGAGGTCATGAACTCGTTCCTCAACGTGGCCGACATCGCCGCCTCAGGCGTGGTGAGCGAGACGGCGCTGCGGGCCATCTACGACGCCTACGCTGCCACTGGAGCTCGGATGTACACTCAGAGGTGGCACGAGCCTGTGGCCCGGATGTGCATCACCTTGTACACTTGGCATCTGCACAACGACCGGCACATGTTTCTCCGCCGCGCCCTCCTAGGATGGCCCAAGGCCCGCAAGTCCCCGGCGCAGCCCCAGCGCGAGGCCGACTTCGACGAGGTCTTCAACACCGACTTTCATACCACCGGCTTCAGCAGGCCCCTTGACCCTGAGTATGCCTGCAATGGGGAAGAAACCTGCGACCACGTCCGGCGCTTCCTCAAAGTAAAAGGAGACCAAGACCACCTGCTCGCCGCCCTTTGGTCGTCCATTGTCACCGGTCCGCTGGAGTATGTCCGGATGGGCGAGGTGGACGAGCAGCGTGAGAAACACCTCATTGAATCCTCGCGCCTGCAAATGGTCCAGCTCttctccaagggcctcttcgacgAAATGGTTTGGGTCGTCGCCCATGCAAGCCACCATGCCTGGCAGGTGAACTATCTGTTTGAGGCCGCCATGTTTGGCAGCATCCTGGACGGGGGCGAGTTGATAGGCAAGCTCGATCGGGCGGAATAG
- the LOC123084026 gene encoding uncharacterized protein, producing the protein MLSLAWTRRGDAEVPPTPTPTWGGCSLHGLDIEVVREDTVPGDNGSGLVAIRSYFWGARLAKQQDGVFLLYTGYSAARALVGKGTGAMADLRRLSREAEDMLAEMFASISSDGGGDAARPRVVQLRLSPELALWKSTQHAIGNVLPTKGAGLVQAAPQVLALLGAADWPEAMTTTNALSGSGMANLLIGAYDVRTLFSNYVVDMAFYYEHGYHKVFPSFSRLLRDGLADARSLRTPGGRQRREAVAIGASYIRAKIALEAAHRTLLKDRSGQMDRHTAQVMSLCESSILGMGAEAIARGFDVGAVTSDLVFSSPGTDVIDVGSDLVNSEVMNSFLNVADIAASGVVSETALRAIYDAYAATGARMYTQRWHEPVARMCITLYTWHLHNDRHMFLRRALLGWPKARKSPAQPQREADFDEVFDTDFHTTGFSRPLDPEYACNGEETCDHVRRFLKVKGDQDHLLAALWSSIVTGPLEYVRMGEVDEQREKHLIESSRLQMVQLFSKGLFDEMVWVVAHASHHAWQVNYLFEAAMFGSILDGGELIGKLDRAE; encoded by the coding sequence ATGTTGAGTCTCGCTTGGACTCGTCGCGGCGACGCGGAGGTACCACCCACCCCAACCCCAACCTGGGGTGGCTGCTCTCTCCACGGACTCGACATTGAGGTGGTGAGGGAGGACACTGTCCCTGGCGACAACGGCAGTGGTCTAGTTGCAATCCGTTCATATTTCTGGGGTGCCCGGCTGGCAAAGCAGCAAGATGGAGTCTTCCTCTTGTACACGGGCTACTCGGCGGCGAGGGCCTTGGTCGGCAAGGGGACGGGGGCCATGGCAGATCTGAGAAGGCTGTCTCGCGAGGCGGAAGACATGCTGGCGGAGATGTTTGCTAGCATTAGCAGTGATGGCGGAGGCGACGCGGCGCGGCCCAGGGTGGTGCAACTGCGATTGTCGCCGGAGCTGGCACTGTGGAAAAGCACGCAGCACGCAATCGGCAACGTGTTGCCCACTAAGGGCGCCGGGCTGGTCCAAGCCGCGCCGCAGGTTCTCGCCTTGCTGGGCGCCGCCGACTGGCCTGAGGCGATGACAACAACCAACGCCCTATCTGGTAGCGGCATGGCGAACCTGCTGATTGGCGCCTACGACGTGCGCACCCTCTTCTCCAACTACGTGGTGGACATGGCATTTTACTACGAGCACGGGTACCACAAGGTGTTCCCCTCCTTCAGCCGCCTCCTGCGCGACGGGCTCGCCGACGCCCGCTCGCTACGAACCCCTGGTGGCCGGCAGCGACGCGAGGCCGTCGCCATAGGCGCGTCCTACATCCGAGCCAAGATCGCATTGGAGGCGGCGCACAGGACGCTCCTCAAGGACCGGTCGGGGCAGATGGACCGCCACACCGCCCAGGTCATGTCCCTGTGCGAGAGCAGCATCCTCGGCATGGGGGCTGAGGCCATAGCCCGGGGCTTCGATGTTGGCGCTGTCACGAGCGACCTCGTCTTCAGCTCGCCCGGCACCGATGTCATCGACGTGGGCAGCGACCTGGTAAACTCCGAGGTCATGAACTCGTTCCTCAACGTGGCCGACATCGCCGCCTCAGGCGTGGTGAGCGAGACGGCGCTGCGGGCCATCTACGACGCCTACGCTGCCACTGGAGCTCGGATGTACACTCAGAGGTGGCACGAGCCTGTGGCCCGGATGTGCATCACCTTGTACACTTGGCATCTGCACAACGACCGGCACATGTTTCTCCGCCGCGCCCTCCTAGGATGGCCCAAGGCCCGCAAGTCCCCGGCGCAGCCCCAGCGCGAGGCCGACTTCGATGAGGTCTTCGACACCGACTTTCATACCACCGGCTTCAGCAGGCCCCTTGACCCTGAGTATGCCTGCAATGGGGAAGAAACCTGCGACCACGTCCGGCGCTTCCTCAAAGTAAAAGGAGACCAAGACCACCTGCTCGCCGCCCTTTGGTCGTCCATTGTCACCGGTCCGCTGGAGTATGTCCGGATGGGCGAGGTGGACGAGCAGCGTGAGAAACACCTCATTGAATCCTCGCGCCTGCAAATGGTCCAGCTCttctccaagggcctcttcgacgAAATGGTTTGGGTCGTCGCCCATGCAAGCCACCATGCCTGGCAGGTGAACTATCTGTTTGAGGCCGCCATGTTTGGCAGCATCCTGGACGGGGGCGAGTTGATAGGCAAGCTCGATCGGGCGGAATAG
- the LOC123082532 gene encoding importin subunit beta-1-like, translating into MDITKVLLDAQHRDNGVRSAAEADLKRLQELDLPSFLVGLSSELSSDDSPAESRRLAGTILNDSLCSSDIHPIDDPLVQRWFSVDPSIGSKIKESSLTTVLASPVADARRASSQIIAKLARIEEWPDLLHRLLGNAAQRQGVSPIKQQAALEALEHVFKNNYTYLKQDQVDDVLNALIVEASRVEDDLTRDVRLAAVRALRNVLRYEVCRIFKDDDERTRIMAAVLNTAKSEEAEFRQVIFECLAAIASRHHAKLEPYMETILGLTTQALKGGVKSVTLKSIEFWTTVCQEEIRRQDDLRDDDDDDDDDDDDDDDDGDDDDDDDDDDDDVLAPDCGFLGKPLSSLAPLLLETLLKQDRDDSFKDLSTSAMECLSLAAISIGDAIVPPVMRFFEVNIIALDWQSRKAATFALGYILEGPCLKKLAPVINPLLDMMKDPNMHVRGTTAWTLQRLFELRHSQASPNRIITNANLPRIVAVLIESSKDVPEVSEKVSGAIYFLARGYGEDTKSKSKPNSPELSPYVRPVIDALLSATEPTPFGLPACASAYEALTEIVRVSNTREFEASLAIRTLMPSIMRRLNMVLNHDGVVISSGDKMNRGLLEVLLCGLVQLIIEKMGSWDIIERSALRDSAQCVLLLLCRALTSDSSSARDKAALAIGALAHSIGPDFGEHMPMLLQYFTVKRLSPTYLEVMCDICHVLGDKVAVTCCDQIMDVLYKGMSDVALIHSIMACFGEIALAIGRNFERYLETVMKMLKEAANGKYRADVSEEGKVEYDDQLREGMFKAYSSILWGIKDPKSGFKVMATLMEFSEAVCKEQRRNTSVVHAGVGAFSDLQSIVGSWIEDMIQVQSAVMEVEATN; encoded by the exons ATGGATATCACCAAGGTTCTACTGGACGCTCAGCACCGCGACAACGGCGTACGGTCAGCGGCAGAGGCCGATCTCAAGCGCCTCCAGGAGCTCGACCTCCCCAGCTTCCTCGTGGGCCTGTCGTCGGAGCTCTCCAGCGACGACAGCCCAGCCGAGTCCAGGAGGCTCGCCGGCACAATCCTCAACGACTCGTTGTGCTCCTCTGACATCCATCCGATCGATGATCCACTCGTCCAGCGGTGGTTCAGCGTTGATCCATCCATCGGATCCAAGATCAAGGAGTCGTCGCTCACAACGGTGCTAGCATCTCCGGTTGCCGACGCCAGGCGCGCCTCCTCGCAGATCATCGCAAAGCTCGCGCGTATCGAGGAGTGGCCGGACCTCCTTCACCGGTTGCTGGGCAACGCGGCACAAAGGCAGGGCGTGTCGCCGATAAAGCAGCAGGCGGCCCTTGAGGCGCtggagcatgtcttcaagaataaCTACACGTACCTCAAGCAGGATCAGGTGGACGACGTCCTCAATGCCCTCATCGTGGAGGCGAGCCGCGTGGAGGACGACCTAACCCGCGATGTCCGCCTCGCAGCAGTTAGAGCTCTACGTAACGTTCTACGGTACGAAGTTTGTAGAATTTTTAAAGACGATGATGAGAGAACCCGTATAATGGCCGCGGTCCTCAATACCGCTAAATCCGAAGAAGCGGAGTTCAGACAGGTGATCTTTGAGTGCCTTGCTGCGATTGCATCCAGACATCACGCCAAGTTAGAGCCCTACATGGAAACCATACTCGGGCTTACAACCCAAGCTTTGAAAGGAGGCGTGAAATCTGTCACGCTCAAATCTATTGAGTTCTGGACCACTGTTTGTCAAGAAGAGATCAGGCGACAAGACGACcttcgtgatgatgatgatgatgatgatgatgatgatgatgatgatgatgatgatggtgatgatgatgatgatgatgatgatgatgatgatgatgtcctTGCTCCTGATTGTGGCTTTCTTGGCAAGCCCCTCTCTTCACTTGCTCCACTTCTTCTAGAAACTCTTTTAAAGCAAGACAGAGATGATAGCTTCAAAGACCTATCCACAAGTGCTATGGAATGCCTAAGCCTTGCCGCTATAAGTATTGGGGATGCTATTGTCCCTCCCGTGATGCGGTTTTTTGAGGTTAACATCATAGCGCTTGATTGGCAAAGTCGCAAGGCAGCTACGTTTGCATTAGGTTATATCCTAGAAGGTCCCTGTCTTAAGAAACTTGCTCCCGTGATCAACCCGTTGCTTGACATGATGAAAGACCCAAACATGCACGTAAGAGGCACTACCGCGTGGACCCTACAACGGTTGTTTGAGCTTCGGCATTCTCAAGCTAGTCCAAATAGAATCATTACAAATGCAAACCTTCCTCGGATCGTGGCTGTGTTGATAGAGAGTAGCAAAGATGTCCCGGAAGTGTCCGAGAAAGTATCTGGAGCTATATATTTTCTTGCTCGAGGTTATGGAGAAGATACAAAATCAAAGTCAAAGCCAAACTCGCCCGAGCTTTCACCTTATGTTAGGCCTGTTATTGACGCTCTCCTTTCTGCTACGGAACCTACCCCTTTCGGGCTTCCAGCATGTGCATCTGCTTATGAAGCATTGACTGAGATTGTAAGAGTCAGCAACACAAGAGAATTTGAAGCTTCCCTAGCTATTAGAACGTTAATGCCTAGTATCATGAGAAGATTGAATATGGTGCTCAATCATGATGGTGTAGTAATTTCATCAGGTGACAAGATGAATCGTGGCCTTCTTGAGGTTTTGTTGTGTGGTCTAGTTCAACTCATAATCGAGAAGATGGGCAGCTGGGATATAATCGAAAGATCTGCACTTAGGGACTCTGCTCAATGTGTATTGCTGCTATTGTGTCGCGCCTTAACAAGCGATAGTTCTAGTGCACGTGATAAAGCAGCCCTTGCCATTGGTGCTCTTGCTCATTCCATCGGTCCAGATTTTGGGGAACACATGCCTATGCTCTTGCAGTATTTTACTGTGAAGCGGCTCTCTCCAACTTATTTAGAGGTGATGTGTGATATTTGCCATGTCTTGGGAGATAAAGTGGCGGTGACATGTTGTGATCAAATTATGGACGTTCTTTACAAAGGCATGTCAGATGTCGCTCTTATACATTCAATTATGGCATGCTTTGGAGAGATTGCCCTTGCTATCGGTCGGAATTTCGAGAGGTACTTAGAGACTGTTATGAAAATGCTTAAAGAAGCTGCCAACGGAAAATATCGTGCTGATGTTTCAGAAGAGGGTAAGGTTGAGTATGACGACCAGCTTAGAGAGGGAATGTTTAAGGCCTACTCTAGCATATTGTGGGGCATAAAGGACCCAAAATCTGGGTTTAAGGTAATGGCGACTCTAATGGAGTTCAGTGAAGCTGTGTGCAAGGAGCAGAGGAG GAATACAAGTGTGGTGCACGCTGGGGTTGGTGCCTTTTCTGATCTTCAGTCGATTGTTGGGTCATGGATCGAGGACATGATCCAGGTTCAGTCAGCAGTCATGGAGGTTGAGGCCACAAATTAA
- the LOC123084025 gene encoding uncharacterized protein, translating into MSNRHQKIYSLRSKLFVSASSKYECVKMKKVSKDGCISGKKALVGKGTGAMADLRRLSREAEDMLAEMFASIISDGGGDAARPRVVQLRLSPELALWKSTQHAIGNVLPTKGAGLVQAAPQVLALLGAADWPEAMTTTNALSGSGMASLLIGAYDVRTLFSNYVVDMAFYYEHGYHKVFPSFSRLLRDGLADARSLRTPGGRQRREAVAIGASYIRAKIALEAAHRTLLKDRSGQMDRHTAQVMSLCESSILGMGAEAIARGFDVGAVTSDLVFSSPGTDVIDVGSDLVNSEVKNSFLNMADIAASGVVSETVLRAIYDAYAATGARMYTQRWHEPVARMCITLYTWHLHNDRHMFLRRALLGWPKARKSPTQPQREADFDEVFDTDFHTTGFSRPLDPEYACNGEESCDHVRRFLKVKGDQDHLLAALWSSIVTGPLEYVRMGEVDEQREKHLIESSRLQMVQLFSKGLIDEMVWLVAHASHHAWQVNYLFEAAMFGSILDGGELIGKLDRAE; encoded by the exons ATGTCAAATAGGCACCAGAAG atatactccctccgttccaagttATTTGTCTCCGCTTCATCTAAATACGAATGTGTCAAGATGAAAAAGGTGTCTAAAGATGGATGCATATCTGGAAAAAA GGCCTTGGTCGGCAAGGGGACGGGGGCCATGGCAGATCTGAGAAGGCTGTCTCGCGAGGCGGAAGACATGCTGGCGGAGATGTTTGCTAGCATTATCAGTGATGGCGGAGGCGACGCGGCGCGGCCCAGGGTGGTGCAACTGCGATTGTCGCCGGAGCTGGCGCTGTGGAAAAGCACGCAGCACGCAATCGGCAACGTGTTGCCCACTAAGGGCGCCGGGCTGGTCCAAGCCGCGCCGCAGGTTCTCGCCTTGCTGGGCGCCGCCGACTGGCCTGAGGCGATGACAACAACCAACGCCCTATCTGGTAGCGGCATGGCGAGCCTGCTGATTGGCGCCTACGACGTGCGCACCCTCTTCTCCAACTACGTGGTGGACATGGCATTTTACTACGAGCACGGGTACCACAAGGTGTTCCCCTCCTTCAGCCGCCTCCTGCGCGACGGGCTCGCCGACGCCCGCTCGCTACGAACCCCTGGTGGCCGGCAGCGACGCGAGGCCGTCGCCATCGGCGCGTCCTACATCCGAGCCAAGATCGCATTGGAGGCGGCGCACAGGACGCTCCTCAAGGACCGGTCGGGGCAGATGGACCGCCACACCGCCCAGGTCATGTCCCTGTGCGAGAGCAGCATCCTCGGCATGGGGGCTGAGGCCATAGCCCGGGGCTTCGATGTTGGCGCCGTCACGAGCGACCTCGTCTTCAGCTCGCCCGGCACCGATGTCATCGATGTGGGCAGCGACCTGGTAAACTCCGAGGTCAAGAACTCGTTCCTCAACATGGCCGACATCGCCGCCTCAGGCGTGGTGAGCGAGACGGTGCTGCGGGCCATCTACGACGCCTACGCTGCCACTGGAGCTCGGATGTACACTCAGAGGTGGCACGAGCCTGTGGCCCGGATGTGCATCACCTTGTACACCTGGCATCTGCACAACGACCGGCACATGTTCCTCCGCCGCGCCCTCCTAGGATGGCCCAAGGCCCGCAAGTCCCCGACGCAGCCCCAGCGCGAGGCCGACTTCGACGAGGTCTTCGACACCGACTTTCATACCACCGGCTTCAGCAGGCCCCTTGACCCTGAGTATGCCTGCAATGGGGAAGAATCCTGCGACCACGTCCGGCGCTTCCTCAAAGTAAAAGGAGACCAAGACCACCTGCTGGCCGCCCTTTGGTCGTCCATTGTCACCGGTCCGCTGGAGTACGTCCGGATGGGCGAGGTGGACGAGCAGCGTGAGAAACACCTCATTGAATCCTCGCGCCTACAAATGGTCCAGCTCTTCTCCAAGGGCCTCATCGATGAAATGGTTTGGCTCGTCGCCCATGCAAGCCACCATGCCTGGCAGGTGAACTATCTGTTTGAGGCCGCCATGTTTGGCAGCATCCTGGACGGGGGCGAGTTGATAGGCAAGCTCGATCGGGCGGAATAG